One part of the Granulicella arctica genome encodes these proteins:
- a CDS encoding alpha/beta fold hydrolase, translating to MHVECCGSGDPILFIHGMPTNGRLWRAVTDELRERYTCFTIDLPGLGKSPKEQYGPHYFQRLASQIDALRIENKIEKWHVVGHDAGSAITVHYAHYFQQHLDCMALLSPAFFPELRPYYLIEPLRKRILGELLAPLICVAFWQIAMHRALEVSKTDREVFNDFYKPFSGITGPWKFMQVLRWGKPEEMLAQVPEFLHELLIPTLIFHGSEDPAIPETFARRASSLIPNSRMMILDSGHFIPLSQPRSVAASLAALFESRSAQVTGLPIT from the coding sequence ATGCATGTAGAGTGTTGTGGCTCCGGCGATCCGATCCTGTTCATTCACGGTATGCCCACCAATGGCAGACTGTGGAGAGCCGTGACCGACGAGCTTCGCGAGCGATACACCTGCTTCACTATTGATCTTCCGGGCCTTGGCAAATCGCCGAAAGAACAGTATGGCCCCCACTATTTTCAGAGATTAGCCAGTCAGATCGACGCGCTTCGCATTGAGAACAAGATCGAAAAATGGCACGTTGTCGGACATGATGCGGGTTCAGCTATCACCGTGCACTACGCGCACTACTTCCAGCAGCACCTGGATTGCATGGCGCTCCTCTCGCCTGCTTTCTTTCCCGAACTGCGTCCCTACTACCTAATCGAACCGCTACGTAAGCGCATTCTCGGCGAGCTGCTTGCCCCATTGATTTGCGTTGCCTTCTGGCAGATAGCGATGCATCGCGCTCTTGAAGTAAGTAAAACGGATCGAGAGGTCTTCAACGATTTCTATAAACCCTTCTCAGGCATCACCGGACCATGGAAGTTCATGCAGGTCCTCCGTTGGGGAAAGCCGGAAGAGATGCTGGCACAGGTTCCAGAGTTCCTGCATGAACTACTCATTCCCACGCTGATCTTTCACGGCTCCGAAGATCCCGCGATTCCCGAGACGTTTGCTCGCCGCGCATCCTCACTGATTCCGAACTCAAGAATGATGATCCTGGATTCAGGACACTTTATCCCTTTGAGCCAACCCAGGTCG
- a CDS encoding NAD(P)/FAD-dependent oxidoreductase has product MNTNPDQHDVTVIGGGLAGIAASIHLARAGLRVLCIEGDAPSGDEVGESLDWSAPALLEALGLPMETLIAQGNATYKRHVILKLQDGSEQHYEPSAWLERAPFHVDLRTLHVDRSTLAKSLREIALQHGVKILTDKVVDIEKRGREVVALTTHQGLQIRSPWFIDASGGTARLFPRAFDLPVDEYGPNKVAIWSYFTVPESIEGTTLYATVPRRTYMDWVWQIPIHANTVSVGYVTTGDAIKHMRQSGLTVCDIYESQLSRFPPLQKLFLNKKPISPRVTSFRCRVHRKVSGPNWLVVGEAASMVDPMTSNGVTSAMRHAVEASHLIAKYRRRRRLPYLATTLYSWRVRSMASFFNVGIEKVMYDWPIREQIGPLTAGDMYTIPAWLMNLLYTRINPTGLVGTALFGLVLASLRSASRIVSWLCRRFASSPSAAVSPVS; this is encoded by the coding sequence TTGAATACGAATCCGGACCAACACGATGTCACAGTGATCGGTGGCGGGCTCGCGGGAATTGCTGCATCGATTCACCTCGCAAGAGCCGGCCTGCGCGTGCTGTGTATTGAAGGAGACGCTCCGAGCGGTGATGAGGTAGGTGAATCCTTGGACTGGTCCGCGCCCGCGCTGCTCGAAGCTCTTGGGCTCCCAATGGAAACCCTGATTGCCCAGGGAAACGCAACCTACAAACGCCATGTCATCCTAAAGCTGCAGGACGGCTCCGAGCAGCACTACGAACCCTCCGCATGGTTAGAGCGAGCACCCTTTCACGTCGATCTGCGCACCCTCCATGTTGACCGATCGACACTGGCAAAATCACTACGCGAGATCGCCCTTCAACACGGAGTCAAAATCCTCACCGATAAAGTCGTGGACATCGAAAAGCGCGGCAGAGAGGTTGTTGCTCTAACGACGCACCAGGGGCTCCAGATCAGGTCTCCTTGGTTCATCGACGCCTCAGGTGGAACAGCGCGCTTGTTCCCAAGAGCATTCGATCTTCCCGTAGATGAGTATGGTCCAAACAAAGTTGCCATATGGAGCTACTTCACCGTGCCCGAGTCCATCGAGGGCACCACACTCTACGCAACTGTCCCCAGAAGGACCTACATGGATTGGGTCTGGCAGATTCCCATCCACGCAAACACTGTTAGTGTCGGCTATGTGACCACTGGTGACGCAATCAAGCATATGCGTCAAAGCGGCCTCACAGTGTGCGACATCTATGAATCGCAGCTCAGCCGCTTTCCTCCACTTCAAAAACTATTTCTGAACAAGAAGCCGATCTCTCCCCGGGTAACGTCATTCCGGTGTCGCGTACATCGCAAAGTATCGGGCCCCAACTGGCTTGTGGTGGGAGAAGCTGCATCGATGGTCGATCCTATGACGTCGAACGGCGTTACCTCCGCCATGAGGCACGCTGTCGAAGCGTCCCATCTGATCGCGAAATATCGCCGCCGCAGACGACTCCCTTATCTGGCAACGACACTCTACAGTTGGCGAGTCCGAAGCATGGCAAGTTTCTTCAACGTAGGCATAGAAAAGGTCATGTATGACTGGCCAATTCGTGAGCAGATTGGCCCGCTTACGGCAGGTGACATGTACACAATTCCAGCCTGGTTGATGAATCTCCTTTACACGCGCATCAATCCGACCGGTCTGGTAGGCACTGCCCTCTTCGGCCTCGTGCTTGCATCGCTCCGGTCTGCATCGCGAATCGTATCCTGGCTCTGCCGCCGATTCGCCTCTTCCCCTTCAGCCGCAGTCTCGCCCGTCTCCTGA
- a CDS encoding cation transporter yields the protein MIRRKFLGLMTLAGASSLATLKAAAAHEKKTVTYKVTGFTCITCAVGLETLLQREKGIIAAKASYPDAIATVTYDPKSISEASIVEAIESMGFHAQTLQSS from the coding sequence GTGATCCGCAGAAAATTCCTCGGCCTGATGACTCTAGCTGGCGCCAGCAGTCTGGCAACCCTCAAAGCAGCAGCCGCTCATGAGAAGAAAACCGTCACCTACAAAGTAACCGGCTTCACCTGCATTACCTGCGCCGTCGGCCTCGAAACCCTGCTCCAACGCGAGAAGGGAATCATCGCCGCAAAGGCAAGCTACCCTGACGCAATCGCCACCGTGACCTACGATCCCAAATCAATCTCCGAAGCATCCATCGTCGAAGCAATCGAAAGCATGGGCTTCCACGCACAAACGCTCCAATCTTCTTGA
- a CDS encoding ABC transporter substrate-binding protein gives MTLRTKVILYTTCWVALISILHASLNVNWAAVLNDYQPLAKRKITVAYIPVTCQLTCPVTDYISKVSDKGELFLPRMFQGFPEIKEALISNKVQAAFIVAPLAIALASQGVPIKVVYLGHRYGSAMVVRKNGPIKTFADLRGRTIAIPSRFSDERLIVFRAMKIWGLKPTDIKMVEMAPPDVSGALAAGAIDGFVMGEPFPSQAEMGGYGRVLFQARDYWPDYMSCILVVRQDLIDKRPDVVQTLVDGIARSGLWLDQGKPHREDAADFVGRFYYNQKPALLRWALTKPMDRVTYSPLAPRKADFDMVRDLMIETGVLKKKMEFSDYTDTRFSDGANQQTPWRYEPGIAAAK, from the coding sequence ATGACGCTTAGGACCAAAGTCATCCTCTACACGACCTGCTGGGTCGCCCTCATCTCCATCCTGCACGCCTCGTTGAACGTGAACTGGGCAGCCGTCCTGAACGACTACCAGCCGCTCGCAAAACGCAAAATCACCGTCGCCTACATCCCCGTTACCTGCCAGCTCACCTGCCCCGTCACCGACTACATCTCGAAGGTCTCCGACAAAGGTGAGCTCTTTCTCCCCCGGATGTTCCAGGGCTTCCCGGAGATCAAAGAGGCCCTCATCTCCAACAAGGTACAGGCTGCCTTCATCGTTGCTCCTCTCGCCATCGCTCTCGCATCGCAAGGCGTCCCCATCAAGGTCGTCTATCTCGGCCACCGATACGGTAGCGCGATGGTCGTACGCAAGAACGGCCCCATCAAAACCTTCGCCGATCTCCGCGGCCGCACCATCGCCATCCCAAGCCGCTTCTCCGACGAGCGTCTCATCGTCTTCCGCGCCATGAAGATCTGGGGCCTCAAACCCACCGACATCAAGATGGTCGAGATGGCTCCTCCCGACGTCTCCGGTGCTCTCGCCGCCGGCGCCATCGACGGCTTCGTCATGGGCGAACCCTTTCCGTCGCAAGCCGAGATGGGTGGCTACGGTCGCGTCCTCTTTCAAGCCCGTGACTACTGGCCCGATTACATGTCCTGCATCCTCGTCGTGCGCCAGGACCTCATCGACAAGCGCCCCGATGTCGTCCAGACACTCGTCGACGGCATCGCCCGCTCCGGCCTCTGGCTCGATCAAGGCAAACCTCACCGCGAAGACGCCGCAGACTTCGTAGGCCGCTTCTACTACAACCAGAAACCCGCGCTCCTCCGCTGGGCCCTGACTAAGCCGATGGATCGTGTTACCTACAGTCCACTCGCTCCGCGTAAAGCAGACTTCGACATGGTCCGCGACCTCATGATCGAGACCGGCGTCCTCAAGAAAAAGATGGAATTCAGCGACTACACCGACACCAGATTTTCCGACGGGGCCAACCAGCAGACCCCCTGGAGATACGAACCCGGCATCGCCGCCGCAAAGTAA
- a CDS encoding ABC transporter permease — translation MNSLATPARWERFVLPLLALVIAFAFWHVSVRWSGTKVFPSPLEVEKGMVELIHKHVLWNDIVDSLRRVALGFGTAAILGIPLGLILGWYPAINQVVNPLIQILRPISPLAWIPVTILLFGVGDHAATSLIFLGAFFPITVACVDGVANVPSVYRRAGRNFGLKPTQLLARVVFPAALPQIIVGLRIALGISWLVVVAAEMVAVDSGLGYLVIDSRNSGKRYDLVVAAMLLIGIIGLVLDLLFRSVEQFKSVRWGFRHDA, via the coding sequence ATGAACTCCCTCGCTACACCAGCCCGTTGGGAACGGTTTGTCCTGCCGCTCCTCGCGCTCGTCATCGCCTTCGCGTTCTGGCACGTATCCGTCCGCTGGTCCGGCACCAAGGTCTTTCCGTCACCGCTCGAGGTAGAGAAAGGCATGGTGGAGCTCATCCACAAGCACGTTCTCTGGAACGACATCGTCGACTCCCTGCGCCGTGTCGCCTTGGGCTTCGGCACCGCCGCAATCTTAGGCATTCCCCTCGGCCTCATCCTCGGCTGGTACCCCGCAATCAATCAGGTCGTCAATCCCCTCATCCAGATCCTCCGCCCCATCAGTCCACTCGCCTGGATCCCCGTCACCATCCTCCTCTTCGGCGTCGGCGACCACGCAGCCACCTCTCTCATCTTTCTTGGCGCCTTCTTTCCCATCACCGTCGCCTGCGTCGATGGCGTCGCCAACGTCCCCTCGGTCTATCGTCGAGCCGGACGCAACTTCGGCCTCAAGCCTACGCAACTGCTCGCTCGCGTCGTCTTTCCCGCAGCCCTGCCCCAGATCATCGTGGGCCTGCGCATCGCACTCGGCATCTCCTGGCTGGTTGTCGTCGCCGCCGAGATGGTCGCCGTCGACTCCGGCCTCGGTTATCTTGTCATCGACTCCCGCAACTCCGGCAAGCGCTACGATCTCGTCGTCGCCGCCATGCTCCTGATCGGCATCATCGGCCTCGTCCTCGATCTACTCTTCCGCTCGGTGGAACAATTCAAATCCGTTCGCTGGGGCTTCCGTCATGACGCTTAG
- a CDS encoding ABC transporter ATP-binding protein — MEPSVTAPATKSSLQAENVGMIFDRDGKQTSVLEDINLEVGQGEFLCLLGPSGCGKSTLLNIMAGFLSPTRGNVKVAGEIVHGPDPRRIFVFQERGVFPWLTVEGNIGFGIANLPRKEREDRITHYIQMVGLKGFEKSYPSALSGGMKQRLEVARALAVNPDMLLLDEPFGALDSITRLTMRKELLRIWDAERKTIIFVTHDIDEAVQLADRVVVMSARPATIQQIVTIDIPHPRDISSPRYLELRDGIFQQIGLAHHI, encoded by the coding sequence ATGGAACCAAGCGTAACTGCGCCAGCAACCAAATCGTCTCTGCAAGCCGAAAACGTCGGCATGATCTTCGATCGCGACGGCAAGCAGACCAGCGTCCTCGAAGACATCAACCTCGAGGTCGGTCAGGGCGAGTTCCTCTGCCTCCTCGGTCCCTCCGGCTGCGGCAAATCGACCCTCCTGAACATCATGGCCGGCTTTCTCTCTCCTACCCGCGGTAATGTAAAAGTCGCTGGCGAGATTGTGCACGGTCCCGACCCGCGCCGCATCTTTGTCTTCCAGGAGCGCGGCGTCTTCCCCTGGCTCACCGTCGAAGGCAACATAGGCTTCGGCATCGCCAACCTGCCCCGCAAAGAGCGCGAAGATCGCATCACCCATTACATCCAGATGGTTGGCCTCAAAGGTTTCGAAAAGTCCTATCCATCCGCTCTCTCCGGCGGCATGAAGCAGCGCCTCGAAGTAGCCCGCGCCCTTGCCGTCAATCCAGATATGCTCCTGCTCGACGAGCCCTTCGGCGCTCTCGACTCAATCACCCGCCTCACCATGCGCAAAGAGCTCCTCCGCATCTGGGATGCAGAACGCAAGACCATCATCTTCGTCACCCACGACATCGACGAAGCCGTCCAGCTGGCCGACCGCGTCGTCGTCATGAGCGCCCGTCCCGCGACCATCCAGCAGATCGTCACCATCGACATCCCGCACCCCCGCGACATCAGCTCACCCCGCTATCTCGAGCTGCGCGACGGCATCTTCCAGCAGATCGGACTGGCTCACCACATATGA
- a CDS encoding ABC transporter permease: protein MSLFLTLICACGKARIAAHRQLSSGCTTHEAEKLALNEKRKTMISNVLVRLRPFLLIAVLIAIWQIAIARHPGQLLPGPWGVVGGIVDLMRHGLLLKYIVASLFRVTWGFGLAVVTAIPLGMVIGWYSRAEMALNPLIQILRPISPLAWIPITILWFGVGDLSAIFLIFLGSFFPLLLTAMNSVRGVPAVYVNAGRNFGLRPADLFVRILYPAAVPQLIIGLRITLGIAWLVVVAAEMIAVNSGLGFLIVDARNAGNRYDLVVAGMVIIGIIGLLLDMGIRSLERVKSFRWSYSED, encoded by the coding sequence TTGAGCCTGTTCCTCACGTTGATCTGCGCATGCGGCAAGGCTCGCATCGCTGCTCATCGTCAGCTTTCCAGCGGCTGCACGACACATGAGGCGGAAAAGTTGGCATTGAACGAAAAACGCAAGACGATGATCTCGAATGTGCTGGTGCGGCTTCGCCCGTTTCTGCTCATCGCGGTACTGATTGCGATCTGGCAGATCGCCATCGCGCGTCATCCTGGACAACTTCTACCCGGTCCATGGGGAGTTGTTGGCGGCATCGTCGACTTGATGCGCCACGGCTTACTCCTGAAATATATCGTCGCCTCGTTATTCCGCGTCACCTGGGGCTTCGGCCTTGCAGTCGTCACCGCGATTCCCCTCGGCATGGTCATCGGTTGGTACAGCCGAGCGGAGATGGCCCTCAATCCTCTCATCCAGATCCTGCGCCCCATCTCTCCTCTCGCCTGGATCCCCATCACGATCCTCTGGTTCGGTGTCGGCGATCTCTCCGCCATCTTCCTCATCTTTCTCGGCAGTTTCTTCCCTTTGCTCCTCACCGCGATGAATTCGGTGCGCGGCGTCCCAGCCGTCTACGTCAACGCCGGAAGAAACTTCGGCCTGCGCCCCGCCGATCTTTTCGTCCGCATCCTCTACCCGGCGGCTGTGCCGCAACTTATCATCGGCCTGCGGATCACCCTGGGCATCGCATGGCTCGTCGTCGTTGCCGCTGAGATGATCGCCGTCAACTCCGGCCTCGGCTTCCTCATCGTGGATGCCCGAAACGCCGGCAATCGCTACGATCTCGTCGTCGCAGGCATGGTCATCATCGGCATCATTGGTCTCCTGTTGGACATGGGCATCAGGTCACTCGAACGAGTCAAATCGTTTCGGTGGAGTTACTCGGAGGATTAG
- a CDS encoding CRTAC1 family protein: MGASLLFCACALMTVGCRSRDRLPATGSKVYAEFVSEFYTGLAGLQVGDDVRAEDRLSHASALVPGEPAVWVNWGVLALRQRSFDAAAERLKRAHELAPKDDRIDYLLGVLEGARGNSAAAIDDLREATKQNPQNLRAVYRLATEVERQGDANSDAEVQALIEQILKVQSDNMAALVDLCRVSAKRGDMETLHAAIARVAEHSQGWSPEVQQQFAELQAAAASPEHRTAATRSTFLRNVLMREPGFRANLAEIAAQPGEEAEPMTRFLRLQNPPSHPAPMDAAMSFANQPVQPGDTQRCGWIGAIELNGADLPIVAVADGHHVHLANGADMAFPGGASGQGPSPEGVLAFDYNYDFKTDLLFAGTGGVRLFRQDSPESFSDVTAAMKLPKTITDAAYTGAWAIDVEADGDLDVVLGAKSGEPTVLRNNGDGTFTPIHPFVGVAGIRQFVWADLNGDGNPDAAMIDGAGRLRVFLNQRAGKFANSKLPETLVGVRAIAVGDTNPDSLLRLEALGEDGQIVELSYRDGTWIERELARLSTPSVGEVRLRVADVDNNGAVDFVMLPVGGAAGATIWLQDEAGAFHPMSGTQGPATVFDAVDLLGNGRLDLLGLSADGSAMVARNHGTKEYHWQTIRPRARQATGDQRINSFGIGGEIEIRSGLLLQKQSMTGPALHFGLGTQTDVDVARIVWPNGSVRAEFGLKADQQIVTEQRLKGSCPFLFAWNGDRMAFVKDSVPWGSAIGLRINALGTADIAATEEWYKISRDELKQRDGFYDLRVTGELWETYYYDSMALMTVDHPVGTEVFTDERYDVPAVKQAVTAVGEPQPIVRAVDDNGNDVTDILRTLDGRYLDNFGRGQYQGVTRDHYVEVDLGEHIPEHGPLWLIAKGWLHPSDSTVNVAMGQGKHELPHWLSMEIADGRGGWRVVRPNLGFPAGRKKICMTDLTDVFQPGAPHRLRLRTNLEIYWDSIEWAQGLPMAQLKINRLTPAVADLHYRGFSAIHQANASSPEIPDYDHLASTSEVWRDLSGFYTRFGDVRALLASADDRYVIMNAGDEMSLRFAAPAPPPAGWVRDYVLAGDGWIKDGDYNSAYSQTVMPYPHHARRNYDGPPTSLEDDWMYQHHMQDWLTYQTRYVDSEGFRNALHAGDGR, encoded by the coding sequence ATGGGAGCTTCGTTGCTTTTCTGCGCGTGTGCGCTGATGACGGTGGGCTGCCGGTCGCGGGACCGACTACCGGCGACAGGCTCCAAGGTGTATGCCGAGTTTGTTTCGGAGTTTTATACCGGGCTTGCGGGGTTGCAGGTCGGCGACGATGTACGCGCTGAAGACAGGCTGTCACACGCCTCGGCGCTGGTTCCGGGAGAGCCTGCCGTGTGGGTGAACTGGGGTGTGCTCGCGCTTCGGCAACGAAGTTTTGATGCAGCGGCAGAGCGATTGAAGCGGGCGCATGAGCTTGCGCCTAAGGATGACCGGATCGATTATCTGCTGGGGGTTCTGGAGGGAGCACGCGGTAATTCGGCGGCCGCCATTGACGATCTGCGGGAGGCGACGAAGCAGAATCCGCAGAACCTGCGAGCTGTCTATCGACTGGCAACCGAGGTGGAACGGCAGGGGGATGCGAATAGCGATGCCGAGGTGCAGGCGCTGATAGAGCAGATCCTGAAGGTGCAGTCGGATAATATGGCAGCGCTGGTGGATCTGTGCCGCGTCTCTGCCAAACGGGGCGATATGGAGACGCTGCACGCGGCGATTGCTCGTGTGGCGGAGCACTCACAGGGCTGGTCACCGGAGGTGCAGCAACAGTTCGCCGAGTTGCAGGCTGCGGCAGCCTCGCCGGAGCACAGGACGGCGGCGACTCGGTCGACTTTTCTGCGTAACGTTCTGATGCGCGAGCCTGGGTTCCGCGCAAATCTTGCGGAGATTGCGGCGCAGCCGGGCGAGGAGGCTGAGCCGATGACTCGCTTCCTGCGATTGCAGAATCCGCCGTCGCATCCGGCGCCGATGGATGCGGCGATGAGCTTTGCGAACCAGCCTGTCCAGCCCGGAGATACGCAGAGGTGTGGTTGGATCGGGGCGATTGAGTTGAATGGGGCGGATCTACCTATAGTTGCGGTAGCAGATGGACATCATGTGCATCTTGCAAATGGGGCAGATATGGCGTTTCCGGGTGGGGCGTCTGGCCAGGGTCCTTCGCCGGAGGGAGTGCTTGCGTTCGATTACAACTATGACTTTAAAACAGATTTGTTGTTCGCCGGGACTGGAGGGGTTCGTCTGTTTCGACAGGATAGTCCGGAGAGCTTTAGCGATGTGACTGCGGCGATGAAGCTGCCTAAGACGATTACCGATGCGGCGTATACCGGCGCTTGGGCGATTGATGTAGAGGCTGATGGCGATCTGGATGTAGTGTTGGGCGCGAAGAGCGGTGAGCCGACGGTGCTGCGTAATAACGGCGATGGAACCTTTACGCCGATTCATCCGTTTGTTGGGGTTGCGGGGATTCGTCAGTTTGTGTGGGCCGATTTGAATGGGGATGGCAATCCGGATGCAGCGATGATTGATGGGGCCGGCCGGCTAAGAGTGTTTCTGAATCAGCGGGCTGGGAAGTTTGCTAATTCGAAGCTGCCGGAGACGCTGGTGGGTGTTCGAGCGATTGCGGTGGGCGATACGAATCCTGATAGCTTGCTTCGTTTGGAGGCGCTTGGTGAGGATGGGCAGATTGTTGAGTTGTCCTATCGAGATGGAACGTGGATAGAGCGGGAGCTTGCTCGACTTTCTACGCCATCTGTTGGTGAGGTGCGGTTGCGGGTTGCGGATGTCGATAATAATGGCGCGGTCGATTTTGTTATGCTGCCTGTCGGTGGAGCGGCAGGGGCGACGATCTGGTTGCAGGATGAGGCGGGGGCGTTTCATCCGATGAGTGGAACGCAGGGACCAGCGACTGTGTTCGATGCGGTTGATCTGTTGGGGAACGGGCGTCTCGATTTGCTGGGGCTGAGTGCGGATGGAAGTGCGATGGTTGCTCGCAATCATGGGACGAAGGAGTATCACTGGCAGACGATTCGACCGCGGGCGCGACAGGCGACGGGCGATCAGCGTATCAATTCGTTCGGAATCGGCGGGGAGATTGAGATTCGTTCGGGACTGCTATTACAGAAGCAGTCTATGACGGGACCGGCTTTGCACTTTGGTCTCGGCACACAGACGGACGTCGATGTTGCACGTATTGTGTGGCCGAACGGGTCGGTGCGCGCGGAGTTTGGATTGAAGGCGGATCAACAGATAGTGACGGAGCAACGGCTGAAGGGGTCGTGTCCGTTCCTGTTTGCGTGGAATGGCGACAGGATGGCATTCGTAAAGGATTCGGTGCCTTGGGGCTCGGCGATTGGATTGCGAATCAATGCACTGGGAACGGCAGATATTGCGGCAACCGAAGAGTGGTACAAGATTAGCCGGGATGAGCTTAAGCAACGTGATGGATTCTACGATCTACGTGTAACAGGGGAGCTTTGGGAGACTTACTACTATGACTCTATGGCGTTGATGACGGTGGATCATCCAGTGGGGACCGAGGTGTTTACCGACGAGCGCTATGACGTGCCCGCGGTGAAGCAGGCGGTAACAGCAGTTGGCGAGCCTCAACCGATTGTGCGAGCAGTTGATGACAACGGCAACGATGTGACGGACATTCTTCGCACGCTTGACGGGAGATATCTGGATAACTTTGGCCGCGGGCAGTATCAGGGGGTAACGCGCGATCATTATGTCGAGGTCGATCTTGGGGAGCATATCCCGGAGCATGGGCCACTGTGGTTGATTGCGAAGGGCTGGCTGCATCCATCGGATTCGACGGTGAATGTGGCGATGGGTCAAGGAAAGCATGAACTGCCGCACTGGTTGAGCATGGAGATCGCAGACGGGCGTGGGGGATGGCGGGTTGTGCGGCCCAATCTTGGCTTCCCTGCTGGCCGGAAGAAGATTTGCATGACCGATCTTACGGATGTATTTCAGCCTGGTGCGCCTCACCGGCTGCGGCTTCGTACGAATCTTGAGATCTACTGGGACTCGATCGAGTGGGCTCAAGGTCTGCCGATGGCGCAGCTCAAGATCAATCGGCTGACACCTGCGGTGGCTGATCTGCACTATCGGGGATTTTCCGCCATTCATCAGGCGAATGCTTCCTCGCCGGAGATTCCGGACTACGATCATTTGGCGAGCACCTCTGAGGTGTGGCGCGATCTTTCGGGGTTCTATACGCGGTTTGGCGATGTGCGAGCGTTGCTGGCGAGTGCGGATGATCGGTACGTCATTATGAACGCGGGAGATGAGATGTCGTTGCGGTTTGCGGCACCGGCTCCTCCGCCTGCGGGATGGGTGCGCGATTATGTGCTTGCGGGAGATGGATGGATCAAGGATGGCGATTACAACTCTGCGTATTCGCAGACGGTGATGCCGTATCCGCACCATGCTCGACGGAACTATGACGGGCCGCCCACGAGTCTGGAGGATGATTGGATGTATCAGCACCACATGCAGGACTGGCTTACCTATCAGACACGCTACGTCGATTCCGAAGGCTTCCGCAATGCATTGCACGCTGGAGACGGACGATGA